From Woronichinia naegeliana WA131, the proteins below share one genomic window:
- a CDS encoding putative addiction module antidote protein, with the protein MTTLRNFDDFIVKELNNPEFASDYLQDALEEGGIPLFLIALRQIVQHQKGLTKVAEETGLGRESLYKTLSEKGNPHLSTIEKILKTVGMKITVIPDQVSI; encoded by the coding sequence ATGACGACTTTGAGAAACTTTGATGATTTTATTGTCAAAGAACTTAATAACCCTGAATTTGCTTCTGATTATCTCCAAGATGCTTTAGAGGAAGGGGGGATTCCGCTTTTTCTAATTGCTCTTAGACAAATTGTACAACATCAAAAAGGCTTAACAAAAGTCGCTGAAGAAACTGGATTAGGAAGAGAAAGTCTCTATAAAACGCTTTCTGAAAAAGGTAATCCCCATTTATCAACCATTGAGAAAATACTCAAAACAGTTGGAATGAAGATTACAGTAATCCCTGATCAGGTTTCCATCTAA
- a CDS encoding addiction module killer, translated as MRIHFGPGYRVYFAKKGELFVILLVGGDKSSQSKDITQSQLLWQEIKNDDFEKL; from the coding sequence TTGAGAATTCATTTTGGGCCAGGCTACCGAGTCTATTTTGCAAAAAAGGGAGAGCTTTTTGTTATTCTTCTTGTCGGTGGAGACAAAAGTTCTCAATCAAAAGATATTACCCAATCTCAACTACTTTGGCAGGAGATTAAAAATGACGACTTTGAGAAACTTTGA
- a CDS encoding pyridoxamine 5'-phosphate oxidase family protein: MPRKFGEIAFTPEVQAAQSDRGSRQTYERYIANGDSNDTITPKIADFIAQLDGFYLGTVGSNGYPYIQFRGGPPGFLKVLDEKTLGFADFSGNVQYITVGNLSGNDKAFLFLMDYRHRKRIKIWGRASYIEGESELLEKLRVKDYSAPIERAILFQVEAISENCPQHIPIRYSEAEVAAMIAPLQARIAELEKSVMV, translated from the coding sequence ATGCCCCGAAAATTTGGTGAGATTGCTTTTACCCCCGAAGTCCAAGCCGCCCAAAGCGATCGGGGTTCACGGCAAACCTATGAACGCTATATTGCCAATGGTGACAGTAACGATACCATTACGCCCAAAATTGCCGATTTTATTGCCCAATTAGACGGTTTTTATCTGGGAACGGTGGGTTCTAACGGCTATCCCTATATTCAATTTCGGGGTGGCCCTCCAGGTTTTCTCAAAGTTTTGGATGAAAAGACCCTGGGCTTTGCGGATTTCTCTGGCAATGTGCAGTACATCACCGTTGGTAATCTGTCGGGCAATGACAAAGCTTTTTTATTTTTGATGGATTATCGTCACCGTAAACGCATTAAAATTTGGGGTCGAGCTAGTTACATTGAAGGCGAATCTGAACTACTGGAAAAATTGCGGGTGAAAGATTATTCTGCACCGATAGAAAGGGCGATTTTATTTCAAGTTGAAGCGATTAGTGAAAATTGTCCCCAACATATTCCGATTCGCTATTCTGAAGCAGAAGTTGCGGCCATGATTGCACCGTTACAGGCTCGTATTGCTGAGTTAGAAAAATCGGTCATGGTTTGA
- a CDS encoding ATP-binding protein, giving the protein MNNSGKSTFLEAIELYASNASPVVLLDLVESRQETWFSEAQPRSQNFTGNSVRHLFYGHKLPQVGERGIFLGQISSNTRLHISVAAYQNKNDEEGTIRRIRISDFQSDIVDEELSNIEVFLIAEEGEKTRRIFGLDRDIRDIRRYSSRRLYERHESEFTSTWQIVSTENMPNRKLAALWDLTGLTNLESEVISALKLIDNRVSGVAFVEDISRRSSDENRIPLVKLEGIDEPLPLKSMGDGMTRLFHIIVALVNAQNGFLLIDEFENGLHWSVQPRVWNIIFQLSEKLNVQVFATTHSRDCIKGFDSNWNQYPELGAFFRLDMKDKLIRATEYTSETLTDSIDMDVEVR; this is encoded by the coding sequence ATGAATAATTCTGGCAAGAGTACATTTCTCGAAGCAATAGAACTCTATGCTAGTAATGCGTCTCCTGTAGTTCTTCTCGATCTTGTTGAGTCTAGACAAGAGACTTGGTTTAGTGAAGCTCAACCACGATCTCAAAATTTTACTGGTAACTCAGTTCGCCATCTCTTCTACGGACACAAGTTGCCTCAAGTTGGAGAGCGAGGTATTTTTCTTGGTCAAATATCCTCAAATACAAGGCTTCATATTAGTGTTGCAGCTTATCAAAATAAAAATGATGAAGAAGGTACTATAAGAAGAATCCGTATTTCTGATTTTCAGTCAGATATCGTTGATGAGGAGCTATCTAACATTGAAGTTTTTCTTATTGCAGAAGAAGGTGAAAAAACTAGAAGAATTTTTGGGTTAGATAGAGATATAAGGGACATTCGGCGTTACAGTTCTAGACGGCTATATGAAAGGCATGAATCTGAGTTTACATCCACATGGCAGATTGTTTCAACAGAGAATATGCCTAATCGAAAACTAGCTGCACTTTGGGATTTAACAGGTCTAACTAATTTAGAGTCCGAGGTGATTTCTGCACTTAAATTGATTGATAATCGAGTTTCAGGTGTTGCCTTTGTAGAAGATATTAGTCGAAGGAGTTCAGATGAAAATCGTATTCCATTAGTAAAACTTGAAGGGATAGATGAACCATTACCTCTCAAAAGTATGGGAGATGGTATGACTCGTTTATTCCATATCATTGTTGCTCTTGTGAATGCTCAAAATGGTTTTCTTTTAATTGATGAATTTGAAAATGGTTTGCACTGGAGCGTACAACCTAGAGTTTGGAATATCATTTTTCAGCTATCGGAGAAACTTAATGTTCAAGTTTTTGCTACAACCCATAGCCGTGATTGTATAAAGGGGTTTGACAGTAATTGGAATCAATATCCTGAACTTGGTGCATTCTTTCGTCTTGATATGAAAGATAAGCTTATCAGAGCAACAGAATATACCTCTGAAACGCTTACTGATTCTATTGATATGGATGTTGAGGTTCGATAA
- a CDS encoding glutathione S-transferase, whose translation MIKLYGHELSGNSYKVKLLLSLLALDYEWIKVDLMVGAHKQPEFLALNPFGQLPVLVDGDTVLADAQAILVYLARQYGGDRWLPLEPLPLAQVVRWLSTAAGEIRQGPESARLYHLFNATSINLERANQKAEFILSQLDQHLTERTWLELGRPTIADVAVFPYVALAGDGQIDLSPYPQVLAWIERVKKLPGFVGMIGIKELVVV comes from the coding sequence ATGATTAAGCTTTACGGTCACGAATTATCGGGAAACAGTTACAAAGTCAAACTGCTGTTATCCTTGCTGGCATTGGATTACGAATGGATTAAAGTGGATTTAATGGTCGGAGCGCACAAGCAGCCTGAATTTCTGGCATTGAATCCCTTTGGGCAGCTTCCCGTATTGGTGGATGGTGATACAGTTTTGGCCGATGCCCAGGCAATTTTGGTCTATCTAGCGCGACAGTACGGCGGCGATCGCTGGTTGCCCTTAGAACCCTTACCCCTAGCCCAAGTGGTGCGTTGGCTTTCGACGGCGGCGGGAGAAATTCGTCAGGGGCCAGAGTCGGCACGGTTATACCATTTATTCAACGCGACCAGTATTAATTTGGAACGAGCCAATCAAAAAGCCGAATTTATTTTGTCCCAATTGGATCAGCATTTAACGGAACGGACTTGGTTAGAATTGGGACGACCCACGATCGCCGATGTAGCGGTGTTTCCCTATGTTGCTTTAGCGGGTGATGGGCAGATTGATCTCAGTCCCTATCCCCAGGTTTTAGCCTGGATTGAACGGGTGAAAAAGTTGCCTGGGTTTGTCGGCATGATTGGTATCAAAGAATTAGTTGTGGTCTAG
- the mazF gene encoding endoribonuclease MazF, which translates to MPKAYIPKKGDIIWINFNPQSGREQMGRRPALVISPNIYNHKVGLIVVCPITTKVKNYPFEVKIPDGLTISGVVLADQVKSLDYRTREAEFVCKIPSETLAEVIIMINKLFTQI; encoded by the coding sequence ATGCCTAAAGCTTACATTCCTAAAAAAGGAGACATTATCTGGATTAATTTTAATCCTCAGTCTGGACGTGAACAAATGGGGAGAAGGCCAGCCTTAGTGATTTCTCCTAATATCTATAATCACAAAGTCGGACTAATTGTTGTCTGTCCTATCACCACAAAAGTTAAGAATTATCCCTTTGAAGTCAAGATTCCTGACGGTTTAACAATTTCAGGTGTTGTTTTAGCCGATCAAGTAAAATCTCTGGATTACCGAACGAGAGAAGCTGAGTTTGTTTGTAAAATTCCTAGTGAGACACTAGCAGAAGTAATTATTATGATTAATAAATTATTTACTCAAATTTAG
- a CDS encoding putative addiction module antidote protein, with product MTTLRNFDDFIVEELHNPEFASDYLQDALEEGGIPLFLIALRQIVQHQKGLTKVAEETGLGRESLYKTLSEQGNPHLSTIEKILKTVGMKITVISDHVSI from the coding sequence ATGACGACTTTGAGAAACTTTGATGATTTTATTGTAGAGGAACTTCATAATCCTGAATTTGCTTCTGATTATCTCCAAGATGCTTTAGAAGAAGGGGGTATTCCGCTTTTTCTAATTGCTCTCAGACAAATTGTACAACATCAAAAAGGCTTAACAAAAGTCGCTGAAGAAACTGGATTAGGACGAGAAAGTCTCTATAAAACGCTTTCTGAACAAGGTAATCCCCATTTATCAACAATTGAGAAAATACTCAAAACAGTTGGAATGAAGATTACAGTAATCTCTGATCATGTTTCTATCTAA
- a CDS encoding TetR/AcrR family transcriptional regulator: protein MPKENYLPCLLQLFRQYGYDGATLSKIAEATGLGKASLYHHFPGGKEEMMISVLAYVEGWLGKNLLPSLQGDGNAQVKLQRMGDRLLELYEGGEQPCLFAILLSGSARDTFHAQVQRLFETWIAAIAAVLMAEGMEANVAKQQAEKAVILVQGSLILSQGLNDVKIFKRIVGDLSIELLLS, encoded by the coding sequence ATGCCGAAGGAAAATTATCTGCCTTGTTTGCTGCAATTGTTTCGTCAGTACGGTTATGACGGTGCGACCCTATCGAAAATTGCGGAGGCGACGGGTTTGGGGAAGGCTAGTCTTTATCATCATTTTCCAGGCGGTAAGGAGGAGATGATGATTTCGGTGTTGGCCTATGTGGAAGGTTGGTTAGGAAAAAATCTGTTGCCGAGTCTTCAGGGGGATGGAAATGCCCAGGTTAAATTGCAGCGTATGGGCGATCGCCTGTTGGAACTTTATGAGGGGGGAGAACAACCTTGTTTATTTGCGATTTTGTTGTCGGGTTCTGCCCGTGATACCTTTCATGCTCAGGTTCAACGGTTATTTGAAACTTGGATAGCGGCGATAGCGGCGGTTTTAATGGCAGAGGGAATGGAGGCAAATGTGGCGAAACAGCAAGCTGAAAAAGCGGTTATTTTGGTGCAAGGTTCTTTGATTTTGTCTCAGGGTTTAAATGATGTTAAGATTTTTAAACGGATTGTTGGCGATCTTTCCATAGAATTACTTTTGAGCTAA